From Camelina sativa cultivar DH55 chromosome 7, Cs, whole genome shotgun sequence, one genomic window encodes:
- the LOC104701422 gene encoding probable S-adenosylmethionine-dependent methyltransferase At5g38780 — protein MEKVEIVLNSLPMSGGDGPNSYSKNSHLQRKTTSLLKETIDKLILEKLDAKTLISGSNTFRIADLGCATGPNTFFLVDDIIKSVETSLRKSNSSKPEFLVYFNDLPENDFNTLFTSLPQDTSYLAVGVPGSFYGRVIPRSSVHIVVTVGATHWLSSVPKEVLDKRSKAWNKGKVHYSNAAKEVVKAYERQFGRDMGKFLEVRAKELVSGGLLVVGMCGIPKGMPFSNLADSVMYTSMAEVLIQMQSQGLITEEQADTFNIPIYSASPEEVTFLVETNGCFTVESMELMNPAAWLKRAVNVEDVRQWMICIKATMGSLFINHFGDHILDVFFDRLTEKLVGLTEKIESSYREKLMLFFALKRK, from the exons atgGAGAAAGTGGAGATTGTTCTTAACTCACTTCCTATGAGTGGTGGAGATGGTCCGAACAGCTACTCTAAGAATTCTCATTTGCAG AGAAAAACAACAAGTTTGTTGAAAGAGACGATAGACAAACTGATATTAGAGAAACTCGAtgcaaaaaccctaatctctggCTCCAACACGTTCCGAATAGCCGATCTTGGTTGTGCAACTggaccaaacacattctttCTCGTTGACGACATAATCAAATCCGTTGAAACCAGCTTAAGAAAATCAAACTCCTCAAAACCAGAGTTTCTTGTCTACTTCAACGACCTCCCTGAAAACGACTTCAACACTCTCTTCACTTCTCTCCCTCAAGACACGAGCTACCTCGCGGTCGGTGTCCCGGGTTCGTTCTACGGCCGTGTTATTCCTCGTTCCTCCGTCCATATCGTAGTGACGGTTGGGGCCACACACTGGCTTTCGAGTGTTCCAAAGGAAGTGTTGGACAAAAGGTCCAAGGCGTGGAATAAAGGGAAGGTTCACTACTCAAATGCGGCCAAGGAAGTGGTGAAGGCTTATGAAAGGCAGTTTGGTCGGGACATGGGGAAGTTTCTCGAAGTTAGGGCTAAAGAACTAGTGAGTGGTGGTCTTTTAGTTGTTGGAATGTGTGGGATTCCTAAAGGAATGCCATTCTCCAATCTTGCCGATAGTGTCATGTATACGTCTATGGCTGAAGTTCTCATTCAGATGCAATCCCAG GGTTTGATCACGGAAGAGCAAGCCGATACCTTCAACATACCTATCTACTCGGCATCACCTGAGGAGGTAACATTCTTGGTAGAGACAAATGGATGCTTCACAGTGGAATCTATGGAACTGATGAACCCTGCAGCCTGGCTCAAACGGGCAGTGAACGTGGAGGATGTGAGGCAATGGATGATTTGCATAAAGGCAACAATGGGATCTCTCTTCATCAACCATTTTGGTGACCATATCCTCGATGTTTTTTTCGACCGTCTCACTGAAAAACTTGTTGGACTTACTGAGAAGATTGAATCTAGCTACCGTGAGAAACTCATGTTGTTCTTTGCGTTGAAACGAAAATGA
- the LOC104701424 gene encoding uncharacterized protein LOC104701424, protein MVKILTVLLQSCNFRVSIETKELFLLIETMETPKSDSLCDRLVTGNSEIDNWIRIIEYFAKFKSELWMLHDVFEMGPKLPDYLGEHTNEMVAFRCLASLFDCSTPGQSKDVVSADANSKVEFDSSQSCEYVLQCILDEIPLSELKPGAPGLSKWNLLPFIKSKLLCLPNCALELMLEPSSCEKDTEVLPCNEEETLRSGGKETERVTPPMVEPDLMGRTEGGQSFCRDLGDGADEISRSYMLLERRNELFQNESDGHLSSPAEKIYRCIRCKESGMLLFCSKDGCQVMVHQTCLNSPPAYDDAGNFYCSLCAVTCPSAEYLQWQDEVAKARKKLVSFLRLMSEVNKKKSVDGT, encoded by the exons ATGGTGAAAATTCTCACAGTGCTTCTTCAATCCTGCAATTTTCGCGTCTCCATTGAAACGAAAGAG CTATTTCTCTTAATCGAAACGATGGAGACTCCGAAATCAGATAGTTTATGTGATCGTTTAGTGACTGGGAACTCAGAAATTGATAACTGGATTCGGATCATCGAGTACTTTGCCAAATTCAAATCTGAGCTTTGGATGTTGCATG ATGTGTTTGAAATGGGTCCTAAGCTTCCAGATTATTTGGGTGAACACACCAATGAGATGGTAGCTTTCAGATGCTTGGcttctttgtttgattgttCTACTCCTGGACAAAGTAAAGACGTTGTTTCTGCTGATGCTAACTCAAAGGTCGAGTTTGATTCGTCTCAGAGCTGTGAATATGTTCTTCAATGTATCTTGGATGAG ATACCTTTATCGGAACTGAAACCAGGTGCACCAGGACTATCCAAGTggaatcttcttccttttatcAAAAGCAAGCTTCTTTGTCTACCTAATTGCGCTTTGGAACTG aTGCTTGAGCCATCATCCTGTGAGAAGGATACTGAAGTATTGCCTTGTAATGAGGAAGAGACATTGAGAAGTGGTGGCAAAGAGACTGAACGAGTTACTCCTCCAATGGTTGAACCAGATCTTATGGGGAGAACAGAAGGCGGACAATCGTTTTGTCGAGACCTTGGAGATGGTGCTGATGAGATTAGTAGATCCTATATGTTGCTCGAAAGAAGAAACGAGTTATTTCAAAACGAAAGCGATGGTCATTTGTCAAGTCCTGCGGAGAAAATATACAGATGCATACGATGCAAAGAAAGTGGGATGCTGTTGTTTTGTTCTAAAGATGGCTGCCAAGTTATGGTTCATCAGACATGTTTGAATTCGCCACCTGCTTACGATGATGCTGGAAACTTTTACTGTTCTCTCTGTGCTGTTACCTGTCCTTCAGCTGAGTATCTCCAATGGCAAGATGAAGTTGCTAAAGCAAGGAAGAAACTAGTTTCGTTTCTTAGACTAATGTCAGAGGTTAACAAGAAGAAATCTGTCGATGGAACCTGA
- the LOC104701423 gene encoding alpha,alpha-trehalose-phosphate synthase [UDP-forming] 6: MVSRSYSNLLELASGDSPTFGRMNRQIPRIMAVAGIMSNIDNETKETDLSPKDRIIIVANELPIRAQRRVDGSTSGSTSSTCCSKGWNFSWDKNSLLLQLKDGLGDGAIEVIYVGCLKEEIHPNEQEEVYQVLLESFKCVPTFLPLDLYTRYYHGFCKQQLWPLFHYMLPLSPDLGGRFDRTLWQAYVSVNKIFADRIMEVINPEDDFVWIHDYHLMVLPTFLRKRFNRVKLGFFLHSPFPSSEIYKTLPIREELLRALLNSDLIGFHTFDYARHFLSCCSRMLGLTYESKRGYIGLEYYGRTVSIKILPVGIHMGQLQSVLSLPETERKVGELIERYGQMGRTMLLGVDDMDIFKGITLKLLAMEQLLIQHPEWQGKVVLVQIANPARGKGKDVKEMQAETYSTVKRINETFGRPGYDPIVLIDAPLKFYERVAYYVVAECCLVTAVRDGMNLIPYEYIVSRQGNEKLDKILKLEPNNHNHKSMLVVSEFIGCSPSLSGAIRVNPWNVDAVADAMDSALEVAEPEKQLRHEKHYKYVSTHDVGYWAHSFLQDLERSCGEHGRRRCWGIGFGLSFRVVALDQSFRKLSMEHIVSAYKRTKTRAILLDYDDTLMPQGSIDKRPSSKSIDILNTLCRDKGNLVFIVSAKSRDTLSDWFSPCEKLGIAAEHGYFLRLRKAEEWENCVAAADCSWKQIAEPVMELYTETTDGSTIEDKETALVWSYEDADPDFGSCQAKELLDHLESVLANEPVTVKRGQNYVEVKPQGVSKGLIARRMLSMMQERGTLPEFVLCIGDDRSDEDMFEVICSSTEGPSIAPRAEVFACTVGQKPSKAKYYLDDTTEIVRLMHGLASVTEQITPV, encoded by the exons ATGGTTTCAAGATCGTATTCGAATCTATTGGAGCTAGCTTCAGGAGACTCACCAACGTTTGGACGCATGAACCGACAGATCCCACGAATCATGGCCGTAGCTGGAATCATGTCAAACATCGATAATGAGACTAAAGAAACTGATCTGTCTCCTAAAGATCGTATCATCATCGTGGCTAATGAATTACCCATACGAGCTCAGAGAAGGGTGGATGGTAGTACTAGTGGTAGTACTAGTAGTACTTGTTGTAGCAAAGGTTGGAACTTTTCTTGGGATAAGAATTCACTTCTTCTCCAATTGAAAGATGGGTTAGGTGATGGAGCTATTGAGGTTATCTATGTGGGTTGTTTGAAAGAAGAGATTCATCCTAATGAGCAAGAAGAAGTTTATCAAGTTCTTCTCGAGAGTTTCAAGTGTGTGCCGACGTTTTTGCCTTTGGATTTGTATACTAGATACTACCATGGGTTCTGTAAGCAGCAGCTTTGGCCTTTGTTTCATTACATGTTGCCACTTTCTCCTGACCTTGGAGGTAGGTTTGATAGGACTTTGTGGCAAGCTTATGTCTCCGTGAACAAGATTTTTGCTGACAGGATAATGGAGGTGATAAATCCTGAGGATGATTTTGTGTGGATACATGATTACCATTTGATGGTCTTGCCTACATTCTTGAGGAAGAGGTTTAACAGGGTCAAGCTCGGTTTCTTCCTCCATAGTCCGTTTCCATCCTCTGAGATCTACAAAACTTTGCCTATTCGTGAGGAGCTGCTTCGAGCTTTGCTTAACTCGGATTTGATAGGGTTCCATACTTTTGACTACGCGAGGCATTTCTTGTCTTGTTGTAGTCGAATGCTCGGTCTTACTTATGAGTCAAAGAGAGGATACATTGGACTTGAGTATTATGGTAGAACTGTGAGTATAAAAATTCTGCCTGTGGGAATTCATATGGGTCAGCTTCAGTCAGTTCTGAGCCTACCCGAGACTGAAAGGAAAGTTGGGGAGCTCATTGAGCGGTATGGTCAAATGGGCAGGACAATGCTGCTTGGTGTGGATGACATGGACATTTTCAAAGGGATAACTTTAAAGCTCTTGGCAATGGAGCAGCTGCTTATCCAACATCCTGAATGGCAAGGGAAGGTTGTGTTGGTGCAGATAGCTAACCCGGCAAGAGGGAAAGGGAAAGATGTCAAAGAGATGCAAGCTGAGACGTATTCAACTGTTAAGCGGATTAATGAGACCTTTGGTAGACCCGGGTATGATCCTATAGTGTTGATAGATGCACCGTTGAAGTTTTATGAAAGGGTTGCTTATTATGTAGTTGCTGAGTGTTGTTTGGTGACAGCGGTTAGGGATGGTATGAATCTTATACCTTACGAATACATAGTTTCCCGTCAAGGAAATGAGAAGCTAGACAAAATTCTAAAGCTGGAGCCGAATAATCATAATCACAAGAGCATGCTGGTGGTTTCTGAGTTCATTGGTTGCTCGCCATCGTTAAGCGGAGCCATTCGTGTTAATCCCTGGAATGTTGATGCAGTGGCTGATGCAATGGATAGTGCCCTTGAAGTGGCTGAACCTGAGAAGCAGCTAAGACATGAGAAACATTACAAGTATGTGAGCACTCATGATGTTGGCTATTGGGCTCATAGCTTCCTCCAAGATCTTGAGAGGAGTTGTGGTGAGCATGGACGAAGGAGGTGTTGGGGAATTGGGTTTGGTCTTAGCTTTAGAGTTGTGGCACTAGACCAAAGCTTCAGGAAGCTGTCAATGGAACACATAGTATCAGCTTATAAGAGGACAAAGACACGGGCTATTCTTTTGGACTATGACGATACTTTAATGCCACAGGGCTCTATCGATAAAAGACCATCATCAAAGTCAATCGACATATTGAACACCTTGTGTAGGGACAAGGGCAATCTGGTGTTCATTGTTAGTGCTAAAAGCCGAGATACATTGTCGGACTGGTTTAGTCCTTGTGAGAAGCTTGGAATTGCTGCTGAGCATGGCTATTTTCTGAG GCTGAGAAAGGCAGAAGAATGGGAGAACTGTGTGGCAGCAGCAGATTGTTCATGGAAGCAAATTGCAGAACCTGTGATGGAACTCTACACCGAGACAACTGATGGATCAACAATCGAAGACAAAGAGACCGCTCTTGTTTGGAGCTACGAGGATGCTGACCCTGATTTCGGCTCATGTCAAGCTAAGGAACTTCTAGATCATCTTGAAAGTGTTCTTGCTAATGAACCTGTCACAGTCAAACGAGGGCAGAACTACGTTGAGGTCAAGCCGCAG GGCGTGAGCAAAGGACTTATAGCAAGAAGAATGCTTTCGATGATGCAAGAAAGAGGAACACTTCCTGAGTTCGTTTTATGTATTGGAGATGACCGGTCTGATGAAGACATGTTTGAGGTGATATGCAGTTCCACTGAAGGCCCTTCGATTGCCCCAAGAGCAGAGGTTTTTGCTTGTACTGTCGGACAAAAGCCTAGCAAGGCCAAGTATTACCTGGATGACACAACTGAAATTGTCAGGTTAATGCACGGTTTAGCTTCTGTTACAGAGCAGATCACTCCTGTTTAA